TTTTAGCGCTAACAACCCTGCCTCAAATGTTTAATACCCGTTACGATGTCGGTCAGCTAATAGCTGGTGGCACTGTGTTTACTGGCTTTTATCTGCTGTGTTGGTGTTTGGCTCGGCCGATAAAGTGGTATTTAAAACTGACCGCTGCAATGGTGTTTTCAGCATTATTATTGGGAGCCGAAAAGCTCAATGCCAGCTTTGAACTAATTAAGTTAACGCAAGGCAGTCTGCTTAATCAGTTTAAATTTATCATGGAGCCTGCTTTAAGTTATGTCGGCTCAAATGTTATTGAGCTGAGCATAATCACGATAGCGCTAACGATTGTAGTCGTACGCAGAAGATTATGGCTGAACACTAAATCGGTGGTTGTAGACTATGACAGCCCAGTGTTGCTAAAGTCGATGAAAATGGATTAACAGCGCTATTCGGTCGCTTTGCTCTGTAGGTTGTTAAAACTATTGCATGTTCAATTACCCTAATTGAACATGCAAGTGCACCACTAGCGATAACTTATACGCGACAACTTATACGCGAAGACTCGCCCGGTATTGCAGCGGTGATAAGTTTGTGTGTTTCTTAAAGGCGCGGGCGAATGCACTAGGAGAGTTGTAACCTAGCTGATAGGTTATTTCAGTAATTGAACAGCCGCTCATTTCTAGTTGTTGCTTAGCCAATAATAAACGGACTGAACTTAGCAATTGCACAAAAGATTGATTTTCAGAGTGTAACTTTCGTTGCAGCGTGCGTTTACTCAAGTGCAGCTTAAAAGCGACATTTTCTTCATTAGCGCAGCCGGTTGGTAATAGCTCGGTAATTATCTTGGTCACCTTGGCACTGATTTCACCATTTTTCATGGCACTGAGGTATTTATTGACCGCCATTTCGTTTATCTGTGCTAACTCAGGATCGTGACTTGGCAATTGCTCATTGAGCAATGATTTTGAAAACGAAATCCCATTAATCTCTTGGTTGTCGTGGATCGGGCACTGGAAAAAATCTTGGTAAGCTTTTTTGTTACCTGTGATCGCAAAGCTAAAATAAACACCGGTTGCCGGAATGTTTTTTGCCGCTGCGATGCGAAACATCTGCAGAAAAAAACCAATGCCGAGCTGAATACCACACGGGTGGCCCTTAACTCGCTGGGCTGGCGCTAGTTTTGAATGATATTGAATTAATAGTTGATCGCCTTGTTCAATCAGCTTGATTTGCATCGCTGAATTAATTAGCTGGCTTTGCTCGACAAAACGGCGCAGACCTTGTTCTAGGTTGGCACTGGCCATCCATGCGAGCCCAATACCCTTTAAGTAAGTCGGCTGAAATAGCGAAGCGGCCACTAAGCCCAACTCGTTATTTTGGGTGGCGTCGACAGCCAGCTGCCATAAATGAAACACTTGGGTCATCGGTACCTGATGTTCCTTGCTTGAAGGAGCATTAATATCTATGCCTGCTTGCTTAAAAAGAGGAGCGGCTTCAATGTCGTAAACCGACAGAGCTTGCGATATTAGCTGAAGGACAGTTGAAATTGTTGTTTGGCTCATTATTAACTTTACGTGGCAGCAATGTATAACTTGATCCTACCCTATTGCTGACACCAAATGGACATTTTTTGGCGCGCGATGTCGCGTAAGTGATATCGGAGATAATTAAAATAGCAGACAAAATTATTAAGGAATTATGTTAGTGATTAAGTAATAATTAATGTTAATTTTATAGCAGTAGCTGTATCTAATATTTGAAGTTTTCAAGGGTTTTATAAAAAATGAAAAATAAAATGAAAGTTGTTGTTAGTAACAAAAGTGGCTTGTTGCTGATGTTATGTCTGTTTTTAGCCGGTTGCAGTAATACGATACCTCAAGTGAAGTCGGGCTTTCTTGGTGATTACTCACAATTGCAGCCTTCGACTCAATATGACAATACCAGCATCTATCAGGCGCCAGGATTTGACCGGTCAAGCTTGGCTGCTGTTACAGAGATAAAACTAGAACCGTTTGAGGTATGGATTAAGCAAAGTCAAATAACCAGCATCAATCGTGAGCAGTTACTTGAGTTGCATTCATACTTTCATCGTGAACTGACCCAAGCACTAGCGGCAGATTATAAAATAGTGACGGTTGCCAGTGCTAATACATTAACTATCCGTGGCGCTTTTTCAGGAGTTAAACTAACCAAACCAGGTTGGTCAGTATTAGATGTCACGCCATTTCGAATCGTGATTAATTCTGGTAATGCCGCATATTTAATGGCTACTGACCAAAAAGATTTATTATCAGAGGTTTCGATTGAGGCTGAGTTTTTATTGGGTACTAACCCTAATCGCGTGTTTGCGATGACCGCGAGCAAAGAATTAGATGTAACTGTTAGCCAGCAAAGTGCTGGCAATGTCGACGCTGTGACTCAAGTACTCGATATTTGGGTAGAACAGTTTGCAGCGGCTTTAGCTAATGCTCGTCAATAGCTAGTTCGTCAAAATGAAGCGGATCAAGAACAAACGGATCTAGACCTAACTAATATAAGCACCGGTTTTATAGACAAACCGATTGGAGTGACCAATGTTTAAGCGTGATTTTATCAACAGAAAAATTATATTGTGGGCTGTTGTCGCCAGTGTTCTAAGCGGTTGTAGCGAGCCTGAGCCCCCGCAAACTAAAAAACCATTGCGACCGGTTCGAACCATGACGGTGGCAGTGCCAGATTTAAGTCGTGCTTATGAGTTCACTGCCGTGGTCGATGCGCTGCGTAAAGCAGACTTGTCTTTTAAGGTGTCTGGCGAACTAATTGAGTTTAATGTCAATCAAGGCGAGCGTGTAGTTAAAGGGCAGGTCATTGCCAAGCTCAACGATCGCGATCTTAAAGTGCAGCAGCAAGATGTAAAGTCGTCATATCAAAAAGCGACCGCAGATTACCAGCGCGCTAAAAAGTTGATCAGATCAAAGATGATTTCTCAGGTCGATTTTGACCAATTAAAAGCTCAATTCAACTCAGCTAAAGCCAAACTTGCAAGCGCTAATAATAACCTCGAATATACCGAGCTTAA
This region of Gammaproteobacteria bacterium genomic DNA includes:
- a CDS encoding AraC family transcriptional regulator — translated: MSQTTISTVLQLISQALSVYDIEAAPLFKQAGIDINAPSSKEHQVPMTQVFHLWQLAVDATQNNELGLVAASLFQPTYLKGIGLAWMASANLEQGLRRFVEQSQLINSAMQIKLIEQGDQLLIQYHSKLAPAQRVKGHPCGIQLGIGFFLQMFRIAAAKNIPATGVYFSFAITGNKKAYQDFFQCPIHDNQEINGISFSKSLLNEQLPSHDPELAQINEMAVNKYLSAMKNGEISAKVTKIITELLPTGCANEENVAFKLHLSKRTLQRKLHSENQSFVQLLSSVRLLLAKQQLEMSGCSITEITYQLGYNSPSAFARAFKKHTNLSPLQYRASLRV
- a CDS encoding DUF3313 domain-containing protein — protein: MKNKMKVVVSNKSGLLLMLCLFLAGCSNTIPQVKSGFLGDYSQLQPSTQYDNTSIYQAPGFDRSSLAAVTEIKLEPFEVWIKQSQITSINREQLLELHSYFHRELTQALAADYKIVTVASANTLTIRGAFSGVKLTKPGWSVLDVTPFRIVINSGNAAYLMATDQKDLLSEVSIEAEFLLGTNPNRVFAMTASKELDVTVSQQSAGNVDAVTQVLDIWVEQFAAALANARQ